Below is a genomic region from Catenuloplanes atrovinosus.
GTCACCACGGAGCTGTCCGACTGCAGCACCGCCACCACGCAGGTATGGACCGCGGGGGCCGGTGGTCAGATCCGCAACCCGGCGTCCGGCCGCTGCCTGACCGCGGCGGACCCGGTGCAGAACACCCGGCTCACCGTCGCCGCCTGCACCGCGGGGAACGTCGGCCAGATCTGGTCGCTGCCGACCGCGCCGGTGACCATCACCGGCGTACCCCCGCAGCATTGGACCACCAGCGCGAAGGTCGCGGTGGCCGTGACGGCCACCGCCCTGCCGTCCCGGACGATCGCCCGGTTCTCGGCGACCGGTCTGCCGACCGGTGTGCTGCTCGACCCGGCCACCGGGAAACTCTCCGGTACGCCGACCGCGGCCGGCAGTGGTGGGGCGATCGTGACGGTCACCGATTCCTCCGGCGTCGGTGCGAGCACCTCGTTCCAGTGGACCGTTCACCACGGGCAGATCACCGGGCCGAGCCCGTGGTGCGCCGACAACTCGCGCGGCGGGCTCACCGACGGCAACCCGATCATCGTCTGGTTCTGCAACGACGGCGACACCCAGCTCTGGACCGTCCGTAACGACGGGCGCCTCCAGGTGCAGGGCCGATGCATGACCGTGGCCGGCAACGGCACATCTGCGGGCACGCCCGTCGTGATCGGGGTGTGCGGCACCGGCGCGGGTCAGGTGTGGCAGAGCACCGAGGCCGGCGAGCTGCGCAATCCCGCCTCCGGCCGGTGCCTGACCGCGCCCACGCTGGACATGGACATCGCGTTCGTCATCGCTGACTGCGTCGCCGGGTCAGGGCAACTGTGGACGCTGCCTACGGCGCCACGGGTCACCGTCCCGATCACGCAGCAGTCGGTCACCGGAATCGCCGTGAGCCTAACGCTCACCGTCACCAGCGGTGGCGGTGAGGCACCGGCGCTGACCGTAACCGGGCTGCCGCCGGGTTTAGCGCTCAACGCATCCCGCACGATTTCCGGCACGCCGACCCAGACGGGCCAGTATCAGGTCACGGTACGGGCCGCGTCCACGGCCGGTGTCACCACGGCCACGTTCACCTGGTTCGTCATCGCGCCCGGGGAGCAAGGAGTCATCATTCACCCGTCCGGGCGCTGCGTCGATGGTGGCGGGCCCGACAATACCCTGTGGATGTTCGGCTGCAACTTCACCGACGCCCAGCTATGGAAGATCAGGTCTGACGGGCGGGTCGCCGCGCACAATAGCTGCATGGCGCCGGCCGGCGGTGCCGCGGCTGTGGGTACCCAGATCGTCATCCAGGACTGCGGGACTGCCGCGTCCGAGGTGTGGCGGGCTGAAACCGGCGGTGTCCTACGCCACGTCGCATCGGGCCATTGCCTGTCCACGCCCACTGGGGCGGACTTCGCCGCCCTCTATCTCGGGGCCTGCACCGGCTGGAAGCTGCCGCTGGCGGGCTGACCGGGGGGACTGCCGGACCGCGGGCACCACGGCCGCAGTCCGGCAGTCACCGGCGCCGGACCGGCGCCAGAACGGTCAAGGCGGAAGACACCGGACACCGTATGGCGTACCGCAGCGTCGTTGTTCAGTATTCTCCCGGCACCCGCGGGCCGGTGACGAATTCACCTTCCTCGGTGAACGGCCACGCATTGGGCAGACATCCGTCGAGGCCCATTGACTGCTGCATCATCACCGGCGCGAGGTTGCCCGAACCGGAGCATTTCTGGTGGACGAATCCCAGGAAATGGCCCATCTCATGGTTGATGACGCTGGCCCGATATTCGTCCAGGGATCCCGACTCAGGCAGTCCTTGAAGCCAGCGCCCGAGATTCACCATGATCGTGTCGTTGTACCGGCACGAATACTTACCCTCGGTGTCCAGGCCCGCCGCCGCGCATTGCTGGTCCACGGTATTCGGCGTGGCGAGGCGCACCCGCACCTTGTAGACCTCCCCGTCGACCCGCCGGAAACGCCACGACGCATTGGTGACGCCCTGGTCGGGCACGGTGACCGGATGCTGGGTCGACCCGGCCCAGCTCCGCGGGTCCTTGAACACTGTGTCGATCGTGTCGGCGAAGTCGTCGGGTGTCACCGGCTCGACGTCACCCCAGTCGATTCCGGTCTCCACTTCCACCCGGAACGTGATAGGTTCCCCGCCCCTGCCGATGACCTCACCGGTCCCGTCCGCGACAGCGAATATCCCGCTTCCCGACTTCGGCACC
It encodes:
- a CDS encoding DUF3152 domain-containing protein — encoded protein: MSIRVRQIAGMCVLTTLLSACGTAADLPRWQWGAPSPEAPQASPTVPIVEDHEVPKSGSGIFAVADGTGEVIGRGGEPITFRVEVETGIDWGDVEPVTPDDFADTIDTVFKDPRSWAGSTQHPVTVPDQGVTNASWRFRRVDGEVYKVRVRLATPNTVDQQCAAAGLDTEGKYSCRYNDTIMVNLGRWLQGLPESGSLDEYRASVINHEMGHFLGFVHQKCSGSGNLAPVMMQQSMGLDGCLPNAWPFTEEGEFVTGPRVPGEY